One segment of Macaca fascicularis isolate 582-1 chromosome 2, T2T-MFA8v1.1 DNA contains the following:
- the PRRT3 gene encoding proline-rich transmembrane protein 3 isoform X7: protein MRRGERLQGRAQGERGGCGAQDPAASDVGSVPPVEVVYSQEPGAQPDLALARSLPPAEELPVETPKRAGAEVSWEVSSSSPLPKQVDLPDAKDSPGPQPMDPPASEAPDGPSKPEIAAMNGADPISPQRVRGAVEAPGTPKPLIPGPSDPGPAANRTESPMGALQPDDAEEWPGRPQSHPPAPPVQAPSTSRRGLIRVTTQRALGQPPPPEPSASSMASAPASSPPANATAPPLRWGPLRRVLSFSWELHVYGVGVLFLLPALLALAALAAAPAGPRLALVAAVLVLVASGLRSAYMLTDPYGSQARLGVRGGLVLYNLPFPLLLTALAALTLLGLGAGLPPPLQNPLLLGAVALVHGVGLLATDLLSTWSVLNLLMQGLSCAWGAAVALGTLCLCRRRLLDGPRGWDASPGPRLLAVAGALGLLASGLQLAAALWLYPGPGRVGRFSWAWWGVHFWLRLLELTWALALALAAVAAARPRPPTEHACWAKLMRLACPAPSGKSEVPERPNNCYARPSSVGAGSLDISKSLIRNPAENGQLATPSSGAWGSAASLGRGPQGGPGLSRNGVGPAPSLSELDLRPPSPINLSRSIDAALFREHLVRDSVFKRCGLRGVASPPPGGAVRARRGSHPKAELDDAGSSLLRGRCRSLSDVRVRGPVPQHVVEEPDGAAAVASGSSLDSFSRGSLKISWNPWRHGLSSVDSLPLDELPSTVQLLPAPTPAPDSTAARPGNGQGEVQPRGKPGESRSASSDTIEL, encoded by the exons ATGCGGCGCGGCGAGCGGCTGCAGGGACGCGCGCAAGGTGAACGCGGGGGCTGCGGCGCGCAG GATCCAGCAGCCTCTGATGTTGGCTCAGTTCCCCCAGTTGAGGTGGTGTACTCTCAGGAGCCAGGGGCCCAGCCAGACTTGGCATTAGCCAGAAGCCTTCCTCCTGCTGAGGAGCTGCCGGTTGAGACCCCCAAGAGGGCTGGAGCTGAGGTGTCCTGGGAAGTCAGCTCCTCAAGTCCGCTGCCCAAGCAGGTTGACCTCCCTGACGCTAAGGATTCACCAGGACCCCAGCCCatggatccgcctgcctcagagGCTCCTGACGGGCCGTCCAAGCCAG AGATAGCAGCAATGAATGGAGCAGACCCCATCTCCCCCCAGCGGGTGAGAGGAGCCGTGGAGGCCCCAGGCACCCCCAAGCCCCTCATCCCTGGTCCCTCAGACCCTGGCCCAGCTGCAAACCGAACAGAGAGCCCCATGGGGGCCCTGCAGCCAG ATGACGCCGAGGAGTGGCCGGGGCGCCCCCAAAGCCATCCCCCAGCACCCCCAGTCCAGGCCCCCTCGACGTCACGCCGGGGCCTCATTCGAGTCACCACACAGCGAGCCCTGGGCCAGCCTCCCCCTCCGGAGCCCTCAGCCAGCTCCATGGCTTcagccccagcctccagccccCCAGCcaatgccactgcacccccgctACGCTGGGGTCCCCTGCGGCGGGTCCTGAGCTTCTCCTGGGAGCTGCACGTCTACGGGGTGGGGGTGCTCTTTCTGCTGCCCGCGTTGTTGGCGCTGGCTGCGCTGGCAGCCGCCCCAGCAGGGCCCCGGCTGGCATTGGTGGCCGCGGTGCTGGTGCTCGTGGCTTCAGGGCTGCGATCCGCCTACATGCTTACCGACCCTTATGGCTCGCAGGCGCGGCTGGGCGTTCGCGGGGGCTTGGTGCTCTACAACCTGCCCTTCCCCTTGCTGCTCACGGCGCTGGCGGCCCTGACTCTGCTTGGCCTGGGCGCGGGGCTGCCGCCACCGCTGCAAAACCCACTCCTGCTGGGAGCAGTGGCGTTGGTGCATGGTGTGGGGTTGCTCGCGACAGACCTGCTGTCCACATGGTCTGTGCTCAACCTCCTTATGCAAGGCTTGTCGTGCGCCTGGGGCGCGGCCGTGGCTCTAGGCACGCTCTGCCTGTGCCGTCGCCGCCTGCTGGACGGCCCACGGGGCTGGGATGCCAGCCCGGGCCCTCGGCTGTTGGCCGTGGCGGGCGCGCTGGGGCTGCTGGCCAGCGGCTTGCAGCTGGCGGCTGCGCTCTGGCTGTACCCGGGCCCAGGTCGCGTGGGCCGCTTCTCGTGGGCCTGGTGGGGTGTCCACTTCTGGCTGCGCCTCCTGGAGCTGACATGGGCGCTCGCCCTGGCGCTGGCCGCGGTGGCTGCCGCGAGACCCAGGCCGCCCACGGAGCACGCTTGCTGGGCTAAGCTGATGCGGCTGGCGTGCCCGGCGCCGTCGGGCAAGAGCGAGGTGCCGGAGCGACCCAATAACTGCTATGCGCGGCCCAGCAGCGTTGGTGCAGGCAGCTTGGACATCAGCAAGAGCCTCATCCGCAACCCGGCGGAGAATGGGCAGCTGGCCACGCCCAGTTCAGGCGCCTGGGGCTCGGCTGCGTCGCTGGGTCGCGGACCCCAGGGTGGCCCAGGACTGTCCCGCAACGGTGTGGGACCGGCGCCATCGCTGAGCGAGCTGGATCTGCGGCCGCCATCGCCCATCAACCTGAGCCGTAGCATCGACGCCGCGCTCTTCCGCGAGCACCTGGTGCGAGACAGTGTGTTCAAGCGCTGCGGCCTCCGCGGCGTGGCCTCCCCGCCGCCTGGAGGCGCTGTGCGGGCGCGTCGGGGCAGCCATCCCAAAGCCGAGCTCGACGACGCTGGCTCCTCGCTCCTCCGCGGCCGCTGCAGGTCGCTCAGCGACGTGCGCGTGCGCGGGCCGGTCCCACAACACGTAGTGGAAGAGCCCGACGGGGCAGCCGCGGTGGCTTCTGGCAGCTCCCTGGACAGCTTCTCCAGGGGCTCACTCAAGATCAGTTGGAACCCCTGGCGCCACGGGCTGTCATCAGTGGACAGTCTGCCCCTAGATGAGTTGCCCAGCACAGTACAGCTACTGCCTGCCCCGACCCCAGCCCCTGACTCTACCGCTGCTCGGCCGGGGAACGGCCAGGGAGAGGTCCAGCCGCGCGGCAAGCCTGGGGAATCCCGCAGCGCCTCCAGTGATACCATCGAGCTTTGA
- the PRRT3 gene encoding proline-rich transmembrane protein 3 isoform X1, with protein MASSPWGCVCGFLLLLLLPLPGTGPALGRGFPRPLENSKTPMIPGAHPKGSLGSEPHSFDIFLDNPRAESHRNSDVRHAPADEMPEKPVASPLGPALYGPKAAQGAQRERPPVTDDLQMARGQSSHGWTGPLDSQELLEQEAVAPHPVSHPHLTFIPTTPRLQLRVATVPPSLQHGGQQGQQPPRDEGLKAKTKSRVPPTSPSDYQGPPHTLVPHSGTVKRPVLEGQGGSEEHFQEAAQGPLFTQQDPAASDVGSVPPVEVVYSQEPGAQPDLALARSLPPAEELPVETPKRAGAEVSWEVSSSSPLPKQVDLPDAKDSPGPQPMDPPASEAPDGPSKPEIAAMNGADPISPQRVRGAVEAPGTPKPLIPGPSDPGPAANRTESPMGALQPDDAEEWPGRPQSHPPAPPVQAPSTSRRGLIRVTTQRALGQPPPPEPSASSMASAPASSPPANATAPPLRWGPLRRVLSFSWELHVYGVGVLFLLPALLALAALAAAPAGPRLALVAAVLVLVASGLRSAYMLTDPYGSQARLGVRGGLVLYNLPFPLLLTALAALTLLGLGAGLPPPLQNPLLLGAVALVHGVGLLATDLLSTWSVLNLLMQGLSCAWGAAVALGTLCLCRRRLLDGPRGWDASPGPRLLAVAGALGLLASGLQLAAALWLYPGPGRVGRFSWAWWGVHFWLRLLELTWALALALAAVAAARPRPPTEHACWAKLMRLACPAPSGKSEVPERPNNCYARPSSVGAGSLDISKSLIRNPAENGQLATPSSGAWGSAASLGRGPQGGPGLSRNGVGPAPSLSELDLRPPSPINLSRSIDAALFREHLVRDSVFKRCGLRGVASPPPGGAVRARRGSHPKAELDDAGSSLLRGRCRSLSDVRVRGPVPQHVVEEPDGAAAVASGSSLDSFSRGSLKISWNPWRHGLSSVDSLPLDELPSTVQLLPAPTPAPDSTAARPGNGQGEVQPRGKPGESRSASSDTIEL; from the exons ATGGCCTCCAGCCCATGGGGCTGTGTATGTGGCTttctgctgttgttgctgctgccaCTCCCGGGGACTGGCCCTGCCCTGGGGAGGGGCTTTCCCAGGCCACTTGAAAACTCCAAAACCCCTATGATTCCTGGAGCCCACCCTAAGGGCTCTTTGGGCTCAGAGCCCCACTCCTTTGACATCTTCCTGGACAACCCCAGAGCTGAGAGTCATAGGAACTCTGATGTCCGTCACGCCCCTGCTGACGAGATGCCTGAGAAGCCTGTAGCCTCTCCCCTTGGCCCAGCCCTGTATGGGCCCAAAGCAGCCCAAGGGGCTCAGAGAGAACGACCCCCAGTAACTGATGACCTCCAGATGGCTCGAGGACAAAGCTCCCACGGCTGGACAGGACCTCTGGATTCACAAGAGCTTCTGGAGCAAGAAGCAGTGGCTCCGCACCCAGTGAGCCATCCTCATCTCACTTTCATCCCTACAACTCCCAGACTTCAACTCAGGGTAGCCACAgttcctccctccctgcagcaTGGAGGCCAACAGGGACAGCAGCCACCTAGAGATGAGGGTCTGAAGGCCAAAACCAAGAGCAGGGTCCCACCCACTTCTCCCTCAGACTACCAGGGCCCACCCCACACCCTTGTTCCCCACTCAGGTACTGTCAAGAGGCCAGTCCTGGAAGGACAGGGTGGGTCTGAGGAACACTTCCAGGAGGCAGCTCAAGGCCCCCTCTTCACCCAGCAGGATCCAGCAGCCTCTGATGTTGGCTCAGTTCCCCCAGTTGAGGTGGTGTACTCTCAGGAGCCAGGGGCCCAGCCAGACTTGGCATTAGCCAGAAGCCTTCCTCCTGCTGAGGAGCTGCCGGTTGAGACCCCCAAGAGGGCTGGAGCTGAGGTGTCCTGGGAAGTCAGCTCCTCAAGTCCGCTGCCCAAGCAGGTTGACCTCCCTGACGCTAAGGATTCACCAGGACCCCAGCCCatggatccgcctgcctcagagGCTCCTGACGGGCCGTCCAAGCCAG AGATAGCAGCAATGAATGGAGCAGACCCCATCTCCCCCCAGCGGGTGAGAGGAGCCGTGGAGGCCCCAGGCACCCCCAAGCCCCTCATCCCTGGTCCCTCAGACCCTGGCCCAGCTGCAAACCGAACAGAGAGCCCCATGGGGGCCCTGCAGCCAG ATGACGCCGAGGAGTGGCCGGGGCGCCCCCAAAGCCATCCCCCAGCACCCCCAGTCCAGGCCCCCTCGACGTCACGCCGGGGCCTCATTCGAGTCACCACACAGCGAGCCCTGGGCCAGCCTCCCCCTCCGGAGCCCTCAGCCAGCTCCATGGCTTcagccccagcctccagccccCCAGCcaatgccactgcacccccgctACGCTGGGGTCCCCTGCGGCGGGTCCTGAGCTTCTCCTGGGAGCTGCACGTCTACGGGGTGGGGGTGCTCTTTCTGCTGCCCGCGTTGTTGGCGCTGGCTGCGCTGGCAGCCGCCCCAGCAGGGCCCCGGCTGGCATTGGTGGCCGCGGTGCTGGTGCTCGTGGCTTCAGGGCTGCGATCCGCCTACATGCTTACCGACCCTTATGGCTCGCAGGCGCGGCTGGGCGTTCGCGGGGGCTTGGTGCTCTACAACCTGCCCTTCCCCTTGCTGCTCACGGCGCTGGCGGCCCTGACTCTGCTTGGCCTGGGCGCGGGGCTGCCGCCACCGCTGCAAAACCCACTCCTGCTGGGAGCAGTGGCGTTGGTGCATGGTGTGGGGTTGCTCGCGACAGACCTGCTGTCCACATGGTCTGTGCTCAACCTCCTTATGCAAGGCTTGTCGTGCGCCTGGGGCGCGGCCGTGGCTCTAGGCACGCTCTGCCTGTGCCGTCGCCGCCTGCTGGACGGCCCACGGGGCTGGGATGCCAGCCCGGGCCCTCGGCTGTTGGCCGTGGCGGGCGCGCTGGGGCTGCTGGCCAGCGGCTTGCAGCTGGCGGCTGCGCTCTGGCTGTACCCGGGCCCAGGTCGCGTGGGCCGCTTCTCGTGGGCCTGGTGGGGTGTCCACTTCTGGCTGCGCCTCCTGGAGCTGACATGGGCGCTCGCCCTGGCGCTGGCCGCGGTGGCTGCCGCGAGACCCAGGCCGCCCACGGAGCACGCTTGCTGGGCTAAGCTGATGCGGCTGGCGTGCCCGGCGCCGTCGGGCAAGAGCGAGGTGCCGGAGCGACCCAATAACTGCTATGCGCGGCCCAGCAGCGTTGGTGCAGGCAGCTTGGACATCAGCAAGAGCCTCATCCGCAACCCGGCGGAGAATGGGCAGCTGGCCACGCCCAGTTCAGGCGCCTGGGGCTCGGCTGCGTCGCTGGGTCGCGGACCCCAGGGTGGCCCAGGACTGTCCCGCAACGGTGTGGGACCGGCGCCATCGCTGAGCGAGCTGGATCTGCGGCCGCCATCGCCCATCAACCTGAGCCGTAGCATCGACGCCGCGCTCTTCCGCGAGCACCTGGTGCGAGACAGTGTGTTCAAGCGCTGCGGCCTCCGCGGCGTGGCCTCCCCGCCGCCTGGAGGCGCTGTGCGGGCGCGTCGGGGCAGCCATCCCAAAGCCGAGCTCGACGACGCTGGCTCCTCGCTCCTCCGCGGCCGCTGCAGGTCGCTCAGCGACGTGCGCGTGCGCGGGCCGGTCCCACAACACGTAGTGGAAGAGCCCGACGGGGCAGCCGCGGTGGCTTCTGGCAGCTCCCTGGACAGCTTCTCCAGGGGCTCACTCAAGATCAGTTGGAACCCCTGGCGCCACGGGCTGTCATCAGTGGACAGTCTGCCCCTAGATGAGTTGCCCAGCACAGTACAGCTACTGCCTGCCCCGACCCCAGCCCCTGACTCTACCGCTGCTCGGCCGGGGAACGGCCAGGGAGAGGTCCAGCCGCGCGGCAAGCCTGGGGAATCCCGCAGCGCCTCCAGTGATACCATCGAGCTTTGA
- the PRRT3 gene encoding proline-rich transmembrane protein 3 isoform X9, translating to MASSPWGCDPAASDVGSVPPVEVVYSQEPGAQPDLALARSLPPAEELPVETPKRAGAEVSWEVSSSSPLPKQVDLPDAKDSPGPQPMDPPASEAPDGPSKPEIAAMNGADPISPQRVRGAVEAPGTPKPLIPGPSDPGPAANRTESPMGALQPDDAEEWPGRPQSHPPAPPVQAPSTSRRGLIRVTTQRALGQPPPPEPSASSMASAPASSPPANATAPPLRWGPLRRVLSFSWELHVYGVGVLFLLPALLALAALAAAPAGPRLALVAAVLVLVASGLRSAYMLTDPYGSQARLGVRGGLVLYNLPFPLLLTALAALTLLGLGAGLPPPLQNPLLLGAVALVHGVGLLATDLLSTWSVLNLLMQGLSCAWGAAVALGTLCLCRRRLLDGPRGWDASPGPRLLAVAGALGLLASGLQLAAALWLYPGPGRVGRFSWAWWGVHFWLRLLELTWALALALAAVAAARPRPPTEHACWAKLMRLACPAPSGKSEVPERPNNCYARPSSVGAGSLDISKSLIRNPAENGQLATPSSGAWGSAASLGRGPQGGPGLSRNGVGPAPSLSELDLRPPSPINLSRSIDAALFREHLVRDSVFKRCGLRGVASPPPGGAVRARRGSHPKAELDDAGSSLLRGRCRSLSDVRVRGPVPQHVVEEPDGAAAVASGSSLDSFSRGSLKISWNPWRHGLSSVDSLPLDELPSTVQLLPAPTPAPDSTAARPGNGQGEVQPRGKPGESRSASSDTIEL from the exons ATGGCCTCCAGCCCATGGGGCTGT GATCCAGCAGCCTCTGATGTTGGCTCAGTTCCCCCAGTTGAGGTGGTGTACTCTCAGGAGCCAGGGGCCCAGCCAGACTTGGCATTAGCCAGAAGCCTTCCTCCTGCTGAGGAGCTGCCGGTTGAGACCCCCAAGAGGGCTGGAGCTGAGGTGTCCTGGGAAGTCAGCTCCTCAAGTCCGCTGCCCAAGCAGGTTGACCTCCCTGACGCTAAGGATTCACCAGGACCCCAGCCCatggatccgcctgcctcagagGCTCCTGACGGGCCGTCCAAGCCAG AGATAGCAGCAATGAATGGAGCAGACCCCATCTCCCCCCAGCGGGTGAGAGGAGCCGTGGAGGCCCCAGGCACCCCCAAGCCCCTCATCCCTGGTCCCTCAGACCCTGGCCCAGCTGCAAACCGAACAGAGAGCCCCATGGGGGCCCTGCAGCCAG ATGACGCCGAGGAGTGGCCGGGGCGCCCCCAAAGCCATCCCCCAGCACCCCCAGTCCAGGCCCCCTCGACGTCACGCCGGGGCCTCATTCGAGTCACCACACAGCGAGCCCTGGGCCAGCCTCCCCCTCCGGAGCCCTCAGCCAGCTCCATGGCTTcagccccagcctccagccccCCAGCcaatgccactgcacccccgctACGCTGGGGTCCCCTGCGGCGGGTCCTGAGCTTCTCCTGGGAGCTGCACGTCTACGGGGTGGGGGTGCTCTTTCTGCTGCCCGCGTTGTTGGCGCTGGCTGCGCTGGCAGCCGCCCCAGCAGGGCCCCGGCTGGCATTGGTGGCCGCGGTGCTGGTGCTCGTGGCTTCAGGGCTGCGATCCGCCTACATGCTTACCGACCCTTATGGCTCGCAGGCGCGGCTGGGCGTTCGCGGGGGCTTGGTGCTCTACAACCTGCCCTTCCCCTTGCTGCTCACGGCGCTGGCGGCCCTGACTCTGCTTGGCCTGGGCGCGGGGCTGCCGCCACCGCTGCAAAACCCACTCCTGCTGGGAGCAGTGGCGTTGGTGCATGGTGTGGGGTTGCTCGCGACAGACCTGCTGTCCACATGGTCTGTGCTCAACCTCCTTATGCAAGGCTTGTCGTGCGCCTGGGGCGCGGCCGTGGCTCTAGGCACGCTCTGCCTGTGCCGTCGCCGCCTGCTGGACGGCCCACGGGGCTGGGATGCCAGCCCGGGCCCTCGGCTGTTGGCCGTGGCGGGCGCGCTGGGGCTGCTGGCCAGCGGCTTGCAGCTGGCGGCTGCGCTCTGGCTGTACCCGGGCCCAGGTCGCGTGGGCCGCTTCTCGTGGGCCTGGTGGGGTGTCCACTTCTGGCTGCGCCTCCTGGAGCTGACATGGGCGCTCGCCCTGGCGCTGGCCGCGGTGGCTGCCGCGAGACCCAGGCCGCCCACGGAGCACGCTTGCTGGGCTAAGCTGATGCGGCTGGCGTGCCCGGCGCCGTCGGGCAAGAGCGAGGTGCCGGAGCGACCCAATAACTGCTATGCGCGGCCCAGCAGCGTTGGTGCAGGCAGCTTGGACATCAGCAAGAGCCTCATCCGCAACCCGGCGGAGAATGGGCAGCTGGCCACGCCCAGTTCAGGCGCCTGGGGCTCGGCTGCGTCGCTGGGTCGCGGACCCCAGGGTGGCCCAGGACTGTCCCGCAACGGTGTGGGACCGGCGCCATCGCTGAGCGAGCTGGATCTGCGGCCGCCATCGCCCATCAACCTGAGCCGTAGCATCGACGCCGCGCTCTTCCGCGAGCACCTGGTGCGAGACAGTGTGTTCAAGCGCTGCGGCCTCCGCGGCGTGGCCTCCCCGCCGCCTGGAGGCGCTGTGCGGGCGCGTCGGGGCAGCCATCCCAAAGCCGAGCTCGACGACGCTGGCTCCTCGCTCCTCCGCGGCCGCTGCAGGTCGCTCAGCGACGTGCGCGTGCGCGGGCCGGTCCCACAACACGTAGTGGAAGAGCCCGACGGGGCAGCCGCGGTGGCTTCTGGCAGCTCCCTGGACAGCTTCTCCAGGGGCTCACTCAAGATCAGTTGGAACCCCTGGCGCCACGGGCTGTCATCAGTGGACAGTCTGCCCCTAGATGAGTTGCCCAGCACAGTACAGCTACTGCCTGCCCCGACCCCAGCCCCTGACTCTACCGCTGCTCGGCCGGGGAACGGCCAGGGAGAGGTCCAGCCGCGCGGCAAGCCTGGGGAATCCCGCAGCGCCTCCAGTGATACCATCGAGCTTTGA
- the PRRT3 gene encoding proline-rich transmembrane protein 3 isoform X4 — MASSPWGCVCGFLLLLLLPLPGTGPALGRGFPRPLENSKTPMIPGAHPKGSLGSEPHSFDIFLDNPRAESHRNSDVRHAPADEMPEKPVASPLGPALYGPKAAQGAQRERPPVTDDLQMARGQSSHGWTGPLDSQELLEQEAVAPHPQDPAASDVGSVPPVEVVYSQEPGAQPDLALARSLPPAEELPVETPKRAGAEVSWEVSSSSPLPKQVDLPDAKDSPGPQPMDPPASEAPDGPSKPEIAAMNGADPISPQRVRGAVEAPGTPKPLIPGPSDPGPAANRTESPMGALQPDDAEEWPGRPQSHPPAPPVQAPSTSRRGLIRVTTQRALGQPPPPEPSASSMASAPASSPPANATAPPLRWGPLRRVLSFSWELHVYGVGVLFLLPALLALAALAAAPAGPRLALVAAVLVLVASGLRSAYMLTDPYGSQARLGVRGGLVLYNLPFPLLLTALAALTLLGLGAGLPPPLQNPLLLGAVALVHGVGLLATDLLSTWSVLNLLMQGLSCAWGAAVALGTLCLCRRRLLDGPRGWDASPGPRLLAVAGALGLLASGLQLAAALWLYPGPGRVGRFSWAWWGVHFWLRLLELTWALALALAAVAAARPRPPTEHACWAKLMRLACPAPSGKSEVPERPNNCYARPSSVGAGSLDISKSLIRNPAENGQLATPSSGAWGSAASLGRGPQGGPGLSRNGVGPAPSLSELDLRPPSPINLSRSIDAALFREHLVRDSVFKRCGLRGVASPPPGGAVRARRGSHPKAELDDAGSSLLRGRCRSLSDVRVRGPVPQHVVEEPDGAAAVASGSSLDSFSRGSLKISWNPWRHGLSSVDSLPLDELPSTVQLLPAPTPAPDSTAARPGNGQGEVQPRGKPGESRSASSDTIEL; from the exons ATGGCCTCCAGCCCATGGGGCTGTGTATGTGGCTttctgctgttgttgctgctgccaCTCCCGGGGACTGGCCCTGCCCTGGGGAGGGGCTTTCCCAGGCCACTTGAAAACTCCAAAACCCCTATGATTCCTGGAGCCCACCCTAAGGGCTCTTTGGGCTCAGAGCCCCACTCCTTTGACATCTTCCTGGACAACCCCAGAGCTGAGAGTCATAGGAACTCTGATGTCCGTCACGCCCCTGCTGACGAGATGCCTGAGAAGCCTGTAGCCTCTCCCCTTGGCCCAGCCCTGTATGGGCCCAAAGCAGCCCAAGGGGCTCAGAGAGAACGACCCCCAGTAACTGATGACCTCCAGATGGCTCGAGGACAAAGCTCCCACGGCTGGACAGGACCTCTGGATTCACAAGAGCTTCTGGAGCAAGAAGCAGTGGCTCCGCACCCA CAGGATCCAGCAGCCTCTGATGTTGGCTCAGTTCCCCCAGTTGAGGTGGTGTACTCTCAGGAGCCAGGGGCCCAGCCAGACTTGGCATTAGCCAGAAGCCTTCCTCCTGCTGAGGAGCTGCCGGTTGAGACCCCCAAGAGGGCTGGAGCTGAGGTGTCCTGGGAAGTCAGCTCCTCAAGTCCGCTGCCCAAGCAGGTTGACCTCCCTGACGCTAAGGATTCACCAGGACCCCAGCCCatggatccgcctgcctcagagGCTCCTGACGGGCCGTCCAAGCCAG AGATAGCAGCAATGAATGGAGCAGACCCCATCTCCCCCCAGCGGGTGAGAGGAGCCGTGGAGGCCCCAGGCACCCCCAAGCCCCTCATCCCTGGTCCCTCAGACCCTGGCCCAGCTGCAAACCGAACAGAGAGCCCCATGGGGGCCCTGCAGCCAG ATGACGCCGAGGAGTGGCCGGGGCGCCCCCAAAGCCATCCCCCAGCACCCCCAGTCCAGGCCCCCTCGACGTCACGCCGGGGCCTCATTCGAGTCACCACACAGCGAGCCCTGGGCCAGCCTCCCCCTCCGGAGCCCTCAGCCAGCTCCATGGCTTcagccccagcctccagccccCCAGCcaatgccactgcacccccgctACGCTGGGGTCCCCTGCGGCGGGTCCTGAGCTTCTCCTGGGAGCTGCACGTCTACGGGGTGGGGGTGCTCTTTCTGCTGCCCGCGTTGTTGGCGCTGGCTGCGCTGGCAGCCGCCCCAGCAGGGCCCCGGCTGGCATTGGTGGCCGCGGTGCTGGTGCTCGTGGCTTCAGGGCTGCGATCCGCCTACATGCTTACCGACCCTTATGGCTCGCAGGCGCGGCTGGGCGTTCGCGGGGGCTTGGTGCTCTACAACCTGCCCTTCCCCTTGCTGCTCACGGCGCTGGCGGCCCTGACTCTGCTTGGCCTGGGCGCGGGGCTGCCGCCACCGCTGCAAAACCCACTCCTGCTGGGAGCAGTGGCGTTGGTGCATGGTGTGGGGTTGCTCGCGACAGACCTGCTGTCCACATGGTCTGTGCTCAACCTCCTTATGCAAGGCTTGTCGTGCGCCTGGGGCGCGGCCGTGGCTCTAGGCACGCTCTGCCTGTGCCGTCGCCGCCTGCTGGACGGCCCACGGGGCTGGGATGCCAGCCCGGGCCCTCGGCTGTTGGCCGTGGCGGGCGCGCTGGGGCTGCTGGCCAGCGGCTTGCAGCTGGCGGCTGCGCTCTGGCTGTACCCGGGCCCAGGTCGCGTGGGCCGCTTCTCGTGGGCCTGGTGGGGTGTCCACTTCTGGCTGCGCCTCCTGGAGCTGACATGGGCGCTCGCCCTGGCGCTGGCCGCGGTGGCTGCCGCGAGACCCAGGCCGCCCACGGAGCACGCTTGCTGGGCTAAGCTGATGCGGCTGGCGTGCCCGGCGCCGTCGGGCAAGAGCGAGGTGCCGGAGCGACCCAATAACTGCTATGCGCGGCCCAGCAGCGTTGGTGCAGGCAGCTTGGACATCAGCAAGAGCCTCATCCGCAACCCGGCGGAGAATGGGCAGCTGGCCACGCCCAGTTCAGGCGCCTGGGGCTCGGCTGCGTCGCTGGGTCGCGGACCCCAGGGTGGCCCAGGACTGTCCCGCAACGGTGTGGGACCGGCGCCATCGCTGAGCGAGCTGGATCTGCGGCCGCCATCGCCCATCAACCTGAGCCGTAGCATCGACGCCGCGCTCTTCCGCGAGCACCTGGTGCGAGACAGTGTGTTCAAGCGCTGCGGCCTCCGCGGCGTGGCCTCCCCGCCGCCTGGAGGCGCTGTGCGGGCGCGTCGGGGCAGCCATCCCAAAGCCGAGCTCGACGACGCTGGCTCCTCGCTCCTCCGCGGCCGCTGCAGGTCGCTCAGCGACGTGCGCGTGCGCGGGCCGGTCCCACAACACGTAGTGGAAGAGCCCGACGGGGCAGCCGCGGTGGCTTCTGGCAGCTCCCTGGACAGCTTCTCCAGGGGCTCACTCAAGATCAGTTGGAACCCCTGGCGCCACGGGCTGTCATCAGTGGACAGTCTGCCCCTAGATGAGTTGCCCAGCACAGTACAGCTACTGCCTGCCCCGACCCCAGCCCCTGACTCTACCGCTGCTCGGCCGGGGAACGGCCAGGGAGAGGTCCAGCCGCGCGGCAAGCCTGGGGAATCCCGCAGCGCCTCCAGTGATACCATCGAGCTTTGA